Part of the Paenibacillus aurantius genome, CGGGCAAAGCGCGAACGTGGGTGAGGTCTCCGGCAAGCTGAAGGCTAAGGTGGCGGAGGCCGCCCGCCGGATCGATCCCGGGCTGAAGGAAGTCTTCGTCTCCGCCCACCCGGACTTTATCGACCGGATCGACCGGTTTCCGGCGCACACGAAGAGCGGCAAGCCTCTGGAGGGCTATATCCGCGAGTTCGGGACCATCGTCTCGCGTCTGTTTCCCGCAGGATCAGGGCTTCCGTCCGCTTCCGTTACTCCCTGATGCCAAAGAACCGACTGGAAACCCGGTCGGTTCTTTTCGTTAGCCGCGCTTCAGCCGCCATCTGACGTTGGTTACGGAGTTTCATGGAGCACGGAGAAAAACCCCCTTTCGCATCTCCGGGACAGAGAGGAAAGAAGGCTCAGAGGACCGCATTGCTGTTCTTTCAGATTTTCAGTTCCCCAAGCTTGATCAGCTCTACAACCGCTTGCGAACGGCCTTTGACATTCAACTTCTGCATGACGTTCGAAATGTGATTCCGCACGGTTTTCTCGCTGATAAACAGCTGTTGTGCGATATCCTTGGTCGTTTTGTCCTGCACAAGCAATTCAAAAACCTCACGCTCGCGATGGGTTAACAGGAACTTGCTTTTGTGATCGCTGCCCATTATTAGTGTCACCCCTCCTTGCTCGGGATTTGTGTAGGTTACAAGGTTTAGGGATACAGTCAAAGTATAGTATGAAAAGGGCAGGACCTTGGTGCGAAAGGCCCTTAAAAATAGGCTTGCAGCAAGGCCCGGACCACTCCGTTCTACATTGACAGGGGGTGGCACGAATGGTACGATGAGGGCAGTTGCTATAGAAAACCTGGTTTTGTATAGAAAACCTAATAAGACCATTTTGATTAAAATGAGGAAAGCCGCATGGAAACCAAATATCGTGTTCCCGCGCTGGACAAAGCCCATGCCATTCTCCAGCTGGTGGCCGAGGAGCCGTTCCGGCTGAAGCAGGCCGATCTTTCGAAGCGGCTTCAGATTCACAAAAGCTCCGTGTTTTCGCTGCTCCATACGATGGAGGGGCTGGGGTGGCTGGAACGCAGCGGCGACGCCACTTATTCCATAGGCATGAAGCTCGGTCTGTTGGGCCAGTCCTATTACCGCAGCAACAGCCTTATGAACCGGTTTCATCTGGAAGCGAAGGAAACAAAGCAGCGGATCGGAGAGACGATCCAGCTGGCCAAGCTGGACGGATATGAAGTTCTGTATCTGGCGAAGGAGGAGGCTCCCACGCCCGTCCAGCTCGCTTCCAATCCCGGAATGAGATTCCCGGCCCATGCGACCGCCCTCGGCAAATGCCTGCTGGCCTTCGCGGAGTCTGGTGAGCTGGACCGTTACCGGGAAAGCCATCCCCGGCTGGAGGCGCTTACTCCCTATACGGTCACGTCTCATTCCCAAT contains:
- a CDS encoding helix-turn-helix domain-containing protein — encoded protein: MMGSDHKSKFLLTHREREVFELLVQDKTTKDIAQQLFISEKTVRNHISNVMQKLNVKGRSQAVVELIKLGELKI
- a CDS encoding IclR family transcriptional regulator, with the protein product METKYRVPALDKAHAILQLVAEEPFRLKQADLSKRLQIHKSSVFSLLHTMEGLGWLERSGDATYSIGMKLGLLGQSYYRSNSLMNRFHLEAKETKQRIGETIQLAKLDGYEVLYLAKEEAPTPVQLASNPGMRFPAHATALGKCLLAFAESGELDRYRESHPRLEALTPYTVTSHSQLAEQLETVRSQRYSLDTQECVMGFICCAAPVFGMGGIVAAAVSSSMPEHVWQEKRDLVIGEIAGLAERLSQSNYVWRNDVCVYKVRWR